From Poecile atricapillus isolate bPoeAtr1 chromosome Z, bPoeAtr1.hap1, whole genome shotgun sequence, one genomic window encodes:
- the LOC131592994 gene encoding neuronal pentraxin receptor-like: MLAFLGAIICIIASVHPAGTAAPAAAAADNDSAAAALLPAADKGLGALHGPAEALASAGPRLPGGPPLFSRFVCTPLSTECPASGTGTAAGSAAGPEELLALRSAAAQLRRTALEQKERIRMDQETIRELTGKLSRCEGGLRSPPAAAPPAAAGLRAAPRPGTMGHPPDEPPAVRELEEAVRTLQDRIDRIEQELPARTNGSAPTAPALARDALHTKMEQLEEQLLSKILTLQKERQAANTDRSQQQHNIEKELNSLQNRVTELEHGPQGYSPPDAFKVTIPVQNNYMYARMKKSLPELYAFTICMWLKSKALAGIGTPFSYSVPNQANEIVLLEWGSNPLELLINDKVAQLPLSLKDKAWHHICVAWTTRDGKWSAYQDGEQRGAGENLASWHSIRPQGIIILGQEQDTMGGRFDATQAFVGELAQFGVWDHMLAPAEILGLANCTSHLQGNVIQWDDQAVEVFGGASKAGFAACEEGRKA, from the exons ATGCTGGCTTTCCTCGGGGCCATCATCTGCATCATCGCCAGCGTCCACCCGGCCGGCACCGCCGcgcccgcagccgccgccgccgacAATGActcggccgccgccgccctccTGCCCGCCGCCGACAAGGGGCTGGGAGCGCTGCACGGCCCCGCCGAGGCTCTGGCCAGCGCCGGGCCGCGCCTGCCGGGGGGGCCGCCGCTCTTCAGCCGCTTCGTCTGCACCCCGCTGAGCACCGAGTGCCCGGCcagcggcaccggcaccgccgCCGGCAGCGCCGCCGGCCCCGAGGAGCTGCTGGCGCTGCGGAGCGCGGCGGCCCAGCTGCGCCGCACGGCGCTGGAGCAGAAGGAGCGGATCCGCATGGACCAGGAGACCATCCGGGAGCTCACCGGCAAGCTCAGCCGCTGCGAGGGCGGCCTGCGGAGCCCCCCCGCCGCCGCGCCCCCCGCTGCCGCCGGGCTccgcgccgccccgcgccccggCACCATGGGCCACCCTCCCGACGAGCCGCCCGCCGTgcgggagctggaggaggctgtCCGCACCCTCCAGGACCGAATCGACCGGATAGAG caggagctgccagcccgCACCAATGGCTCAGCACCCACTGCCCCGGCACTTGCCCGTGATGCCCTCCACACCAagatggagcagctggaggagcagctccttTCCAAGATCCTGACCCTGCAGAAAGAGCGCCAGGCCGCCAACACTGACcgcagccagcagcagcacaacatTGAGAAGGAGCTGAACTCCCTCCAGAACCGGGTGACGGAGCTGGAGCACG GACCACAGGGCTATAGCCCTCCTGACGCCTTCAAGGTGACCATCCCGGTGCAGAACAACTACATGTATGCCCGCATGAAGAAGAGCCTGCCAGAGCTGTACGCCTTCACCATCTGCATGTGGCTGAAGTCCAAGGCCCTGGCAGGCATTGGCACCCCATTCTCCTACTCTGTCCCCAACCAAGCCAACGAGATCGTGCTGTTGGAGTGGGGCTCTAaccccctggagctgctcatcAACGACAAG GTTGCCCAGCTGCCGCTGAGTCTGAAGGACAAGGCCTGGCACCACATCTGCGTGGCGTGGACCACCCGGGATGGCAAGTGGTCAGCGTACCAGGATGGCGAACAGCGGGGTGCTGGTGAGAACCTGGCCTCCTGGCATTCCATCAGGCCCCAAGGAATCATCATCCTGGGCCAGGAGCAG GACACGATGGGGGGCCGCTTTGATGCCACACAAGCCTTCGTGGGAGAGCTGGCACAGTTTGGCGTCTGGGACCATATGCTGGCGccagcagagatcctgggcttGGCTAACTGCACCTCCCACCTCCAAGGGAATGTGATCCAGTGGGATGACCAGGCGGTGGAGGTCTTTGGGGGTGCCAGCAAGGCGGGCTTTGCCGCCTGcgaggaagggaggaaggcgTGA